A window of Fusarium oxysporum Fo47 chromosome II, complete sequence genomic DNA:
GACCGTGAACGAGACAGAGACCGACCTCGTGACCGAGAACGCGGCCGCGAGAGATCTCCTCTGAGACGCAGAAGCAGAGAAAGGCCTGGTAACGACCGTGATCAAGCAAAGCCTCGCGAGAAGGAACAGGAAAAAGCGGCCCCCGAGAAAGAACGGGAAAAGGAAAAACCAAATGAGCGTCGTAGTCGCTCTCCCTCACGAGCCACAGCCACCGCCGCACGACCGAGCTCCAGCAAAGCTcaggatggccttgaggagtggaagatggaagaagtcAGAAAGCGGGAAaaagaagccaaggcttATCTGGCGGCTCAGAAGGACGCCAGGAATAAAGGCCTCCCAATCCCTGGACTCAACGATAAAAAAAGCAGTGGTGAAATATCTCCTGACCTACGCCGCCGCCGGATTCAGGACGATATTGACAGATACACGCCTGGAGGTCGTGAGGAGCGGAGGAGAAGTCGTTCCAGGAGCCGCAGCCGACAACGTGATGCAACAAAAGATCGAGACCgggaaagagaaagagacagagacagagataGAGGTGATCGTGATAAGCTGAGGGGTGGAGATAGCTATCGCGAGCGAGATAGGGACAGAGATCGTGATAGGGACCGAGACCGAAGAGACAGGGACAGAGATCGCGATACGGATCGACGTGATCGTGACAGGGATCGTGAAAGAGAACGATCGAGGGATAGGAGGAACAGGCGAGAGCGTAGTCTATCTCCTCGACGAGAAAGGCGGGGAAGTAGAAGCCGCCGTTGATAATGAGTTGGTTTTCACCTCATAACAATTACACTTTTGGCAGTTTTCAGGAGTATTGGAGGTCTAGCCATATAGCTGGAAGTTCGTTTGCCATGGGTTAGGTGGTTTAATAAGATACCCCTTTAAGCATGAATTGATACCATCATAGCAGGGCTCTTCGACCAGTTTAGCATCACAGCTCTACGACAGATGGGATACATAAGTTCATTGAAACGTTTGATCATTATTAAAAGTCTATATATAGTGCCTAAGTGAACTCGTCATCAATGGGCAAACCAGGACGAGGTCACCCGAGTTACATGCTCGCTAGATAGCCCGTGATAGTGCCATAACGCGCCAGCAATTATCACGGTGATGAAACCCAAACATCCAATCATGATGGCTTTGCGTAAAGTAGGAGACATCTCGCCCTCTCGATTTAGGGTACCGGTACCCCATGCAACCGCTTCTTCCCACATGTTGAGGAGTTGTTCGTAACCGATCGAATATAGAACAAGACCCATAAGGGCAACGGCGTATCCCAGTGTTTGTGTAAGGGAGATGTGAGTACCCCAAAGCACAACAGAAGCAGCCACGAGAAGGATGCTCTTAAGAATGCCACTCAGAGTCATGACAAGTCCTGATGTTTTACCGATCTGAACAGGAGTTAGCAGTGAAAGTGAATTGCGGGGGATTGGATTCTGGCTTACAAGGAAGACACTGATGACATTCAAGAAGAATGCAAGGCAAGCATTGGCAAGCAGTACGCCATAACCGGCTTGAGCTGCATCTTCCCACTTAAATCGGGGGCCTTCACTGAACAAGACAACGACCATGTTCATAAGGGTACAAACAGGTGCGTAATAGTAGAGGCCGACAAGAGGATCCATACGGAGACCCTCGGCACTGAGCATGACCTGAATCATGACAACACGCACGGCTTCGGCAATGGTGCCACACATCTGAAAGATAAAACCCCACCAGGAGAACTCGATCTCTCCAAAACTGGAAATGGCGACACCAGCAACAATGAGCATGATGTTGCCAAATGTCTTACTATCCGGCTGAGCGACACCCCACACCCACGAAGCCACGAGAGTGCAGACAGGGCCGGTAGATTTGAGCATCTGAATAAAAGCAACAGACAGGTAGAGGTACACGATGTTGGAAAAGACGAGTGAGGCGGAGTAGAGGACGCCGATAGGGAGAATGGTCCGTATGTAGAGTCGTCGAGTGATTGGGAGTGAATGACGTGAATCGAGAAGAGTAGTAGTGCGAGCAAGCAGTTGCGTTGCTATTGTTGCAAAGACAAGATGCCATGTTGTGAGGATGATAGCTGGTAGCTTGTTAGTTTCACGTCATGATACACTATGCATGAACATGTAGAATACTCACGATATCCTATAAGGGTAAGTTAGCAAACGAATTCAATTTTTGACGACTTGATCGATAGCAGGAAACTTACGGAATCCAGCAGTGTCAATTAGCCacttgttgaagagaatcGTGGTATTGGAAAAGAAAATCCATGTTCTGTTCAAACACCATGTTAGACATCCCCACACATATAGAACTTATCCACATCTAGAGTTCACATACATTATGTAGACGGACGCGTGTATTCTCGAACCTGTTCCCTGGTTTAGAGGCTTTTCTGAGAATCCATTGTCGACAGCCTCAGACCCACGCGACATCCTGTTGTTGGCCTCCAGATCGTTTGATCCCGCCATTGTTTCGAGTGTCTCAGTTTAAAAGTTAACAATGCTTCGATTTCGTTTCTCGAGTTTGGGAGGAGTAAGAAGTGATCGATGCCTTGCTGACTGTCGTCGGAGACACGATACAGCGCGTAAATAGTGTAAAGCCACCTGGAGCTAGACCCAAACTCTCCTCTTCGAGTGACGTATTATCCAAGGGAGAGCAGGGAGAAAAAAGGTCGAGAGTCCAAAAAGagggaggagaagaaaagggaccgaaagtaaagaaaaagaaattcGGTGTCTTAAGAGGCTGGAAAGAGAGAgttcgatgatgaggaggtcTCACAAGACAAGTCGAATAGCACGGTTTGGGAAAGTGGCTGGTCGAGCAACTTCCTGTTGGTGCAAGCGGAAGCTGATCTGATGCGAGCTTGTTAGTTGCGACTGCCTTTATTAGTGATGTGATCGATCTGTGTATGAAAGCAGGAAGCTTCATATACGTCGTTCTTTGTTCTCAGAATTATTTGCTTTTAGATTTATTGCAAAAAACAAAGAAACAGAAGCAGAGACAAAAGCAGGATATAACCTTCAAATTTCGACAAGGCACCACACACGTGGGTTCATCGTACTTATTAACAAAACACGATACAATCGCAGTCAAGGATGTACGTTTTCTCATCGCGCTCAGCCTCGAAATGGGCCTGTCCCTAGCCAAACGTCGGCTCAATGTTGCCGATCTCTGACATAGACAACCCAACATCGGCTCCCAAACGAACAAATCCTAGGACTTAACGCCCTGCTCTTCAGACAAAGACGCCGAGTTCCAACCAACAACTGGGTCAAAGAGCGGAACTAATACGTCAACAGACCCTCGTGAAAGAATTCCCCGTCGTTCGTCTTACTCCTCGTACCT
This region includes:
- a CDS encoding triose-phosphate transporter family-domain-containing protein, which codes for MAGSNDLEANNRMSRGSEAVDNGFSEKPLNQGTGSRIHASVYIITWIFFSNTTILFNKWLIDTAGFRYPIILTTWHLVFATIATQLLARTTTLLDSRHSLPITRRLYIRTILPIGVLYSASLVFSNIVYLYLSVAFIQMLKSTGPVCTLVASWVWGVAQPDSKTFGNIMLIVAGVAISSFGEIEFSWWGFIFQMCGTIAEAVRVVMIQVMLSAEGLRMDPLVGLYYYAPVCTLMNMVVVLFSEGPRFKWEDAAQAGYGVLLANACLAFFLNVISVFLIGKTSGLVMTLSGILKSILLVAASVVLWGTHISLTQTLGYAVALMGLVLYSIGYEQLLNMWEEAVAWGTGTLNREGEMSPTLRKAIMIGCLGFITVIIAGALWHYHGLSSEHVTRVTSSWFAH